In the genome of Pelobacter seleniigenes DSM 18267, one region contains:
- a CDS encoding chemotaxis protein CheX: MEFAKKITETTEEIFSTMIFMDLTADPPLAEGKQVLGCHVSAMIGLTGGFSAMLGIHCPEAVGLGITGAMLGMEITEIDADVKDALGEIANMLAGGLKERFAAEDIPLELAIPTAISGKSYTISAPKGSNRVIVPFQVAEGPFYIEIKYNLN, encoded by the coding sequence GTGGAATTTGCTAAAAAAATTACGGAAACAACCGAAGAGATCTTCAGTACAATGATCTTCATGGATTTGACGGCCGATCCTCCCCTCGCTGAGGGGAAGCAGGTTCTCGGCTGTCATGTCTCAGCAATGATTGGACTGACCGGGGGGTTTTCAGCGATGCTGGGGATTCATTGCCCTGAAGCAGTCGGCCTGGGGATAACCGGAGCCATGCTCGGAATGGAGATTACGGAAATTGACGCCGATGTCAAAGACGCCCTCGGTGAAATCGCCAACATGCTTGCCGGCGGGCTCAAAGAACGGTTTGCGGCGGAAGACATCCCTCTTGAACTGGCTATTCCAACCGCGATTTCCGGCAAATCCTATACGATCTCGGCCCCGAAGGGGAGCAACCGGGTGATTGTGCCTTTCCAGGTTGCAGAAGGGCCATTTTATATTGAGATCAAATACAATCTGAATTGA
- a CDS encoding chemotaxis protein CheX, with amino-acid sequence MKHAEHITASTQEIFSSMIMLDVTPGEPFKRRNEMLKNSISGIIGLAGTTKGLLAIHLPNPTALAVTTAFLGMDVEEIDEDVRDAIGELANMLGGSLKAVLDPSGSDIKLSMPSSVYGDEYAIDCLADAEMVTVPFEFDGHSFMVELQIREDS; translated from the coding sequence GTGAAACACGCAGAACACATTACAGCATCCACTCAGGAAATTTTTTCCAGTATGATTATGTTGGATGTCACTCCGGGAGAACCGTTTAAACGCAGAAATGAAATGCTGAAAAACAGCATCTCCGGCATCATCGGCCTGGCCGGAACCACCAAAGGACTGCTGGCCATCCATCTGCCCAACCCAACGGCGTTGGCCGTCACCACGGCCTTTCTGGGCATGGATGTTGAGGAAATCGATGAAGACGTCAGGGATGCCATCGGCGAGCTCGCCAATATGCTCGGCGGCAGCCTGAAAGCTGTTCTCGATCCGAGTGGTAGCGACATCAAACTGTCGATGCCGTCATCGGTCTACGGCGACGAGTACGCTATTGACTGTCTGGCTGATGCTGAAATGGTGACGGTTCCTTTTGAATTCGATGGGCATAGTTTCATGGTGGAACTGCAAATCCGTGAAGACAGCTGA
- a CDS encoding response regulator codes for MGKTVLIVDDSNTMRKIVSRALRQAGIDFSTILEAGDGQEALDVLSSNSVDVVLSDINMPNMNGLEFLKAKAENAAIKDIPVVMISTETGADIINEAKSYGAKGAIKKPFTPDLINETLGALL; via the coding sequence ATGGGAAAAACTGTATTGATTGTCGATGATTCCAACACTATGCGCAAAATTGTTTCCCGGGCACTGCGTCAGGCAGGGATCGATTTCAGTACCATTCTCGAAGCCGGCGACGGCCAGGAAGCCCTTGACGTACTCAGCAGCAACAGCGTGGATGTCGTTTTGAGCGATATCAATATGCCCAACATGAACGGACTCGAGTTTCTCAAAGCCAAAGCCGAAAATGCCGCGATTAAAGATATCCCGGTGGTTATGATTTCAACCGAGACCGGGGCGGATATTATCAATGAGGCTAAATCATACGGAGCCAAAGGGGCCATTAAAAAGCCCTTCACCCCGGACCTGATCAACGAAACCCTGGGAGCTCTGCTCTAA
- a CDS encoding chemotaxis protein CheX, with translation MDTQGKFYQAMHQAVSQTLENMVFLEVMAHPDKTYCMPEDETAWTSLLINDPVQGELVLAMPYNTLEKFTGNIFAMSEDELTDTQKNDILNELLNTIAGLFMTNLLANDQQYKLGLPAIGHGKFAPADADTLVWKLITSDDDPLEIRAAGAPLIALQNQ, from the coding sequence ATGGACACCCAAGGAAAATTTTATCAGGCAATGCATCAGGCGGTCAGCCAGACTCTTGAAAACATGGTTTTTCTGGAAGTCATGGCGCACCCCGATAAAACCTATTGCATGCCTGAAGACGAAACCGCCTGGACATCGTTGCTGATCAATGACCCGGTCCAGGGTGAACTGGTTTTGGCAATGCCATACAACACCCTGGAAAAATTCACCGGGAATATTTTCGCCATGTCCGAGGACGAGCTGACGGACACCCAGAAAAACGACATTCTCAACGAATTGCTGAACACCATTGCCGGCCTGTTCATGACCAATCTGCTGGCCAATGATCAGCAATATAAATTGGGTTTACCGGCCATCGGCCACGGCAAATTTGCCCCAGCCGACGCCGACACCCTGGTTTGGAAGCTGATCACCAGTGACGATGACCCGTTGGAAATTCGCGCCGCCGGGGCGCCTTTGATTGCTTTACAAAACCAATAA
- a CDS encoding response regulator, with product MKRIIIADDSATARMFIKRCLQIIGLGDAEIIEVEHGKEALEAAKANHVDLLLTDLNMPVMDGETLVKWVKASPKLCELPVIVITSAGNSAKEAQLLNLGAYKVLNKPVSPPVMMDALADFLD from the coding sequence ATGAAACGGATCATTATCGCGGACGACTCAGCCACCGCCCGTATGTTCATCAAGCGCTGCCTTCAGATCATCGGCCTGGGGGATGCCGAGATCATCGAGGTCGAACATGGCAAGGAAGCGCTGGAAGCAGCCAAAGCCAATCATGTCGATCTCTTACTGACCGATCTCAACATGCCGGTGATGGATGGGGAAACGCTGGTCAAATGGGTCAAAGCCAGTCCCAAGCTGTGCGAGCTGCCGGTCATCGTGATCACCAGTGCCGGGAATTCAGCAAAGGAAGCACAGCTGCTTAACCTGGGAGCCTACAAAGTCCTGAACAAACCGGTTTCGCCACCGGTGATGATGGATGCGTTGGCGGACTTTCTAGACTAG
- a CDS encoding HDOD domain-containing protein, with protein sequence MVKQISSEELQTIVRSVPMLSASASRLLQITANPDHDLHEVVSLVKTDANLTARVLKVINSAAFGMLNKITSIDRAVSFLGERVIVSIAIGDCAGNLLEKELVGYAAASGDLWKHDLRAAIAAREVVTQGKAEIRSELAFTAGLLHDIGKALISDYLQGTAPEAIELLTAEDSFDYLEAEKKLIGFDHTIAGYELAKYWQLPEELIEVIRFHHEPGRASEEFKPLVYAVHLGDSIAMMGGFGTGSDSMRYKLDPAYAQYIQITPNILASIMLAVDTEFTKLEESLNDLGE encoded by the coding sequence ATGGTCAAGCAAATAAGCAGCGAAGAACTCCAGACAATCGTCAGATCGGTCCCCATGCTTTCGGCCAGTGCCAGCCGGCTGTTACAGATTACCGCCAATCCCGATCACGACCTTCACGAGGTGGTCAGTCTGGTTAAAACGGATGCCAATCTCACCGCCAGAGTGCTGAAAGTCATCAACTCGGCTGCCTTTGGCATGCTCAACAAAATTACCTCCATCGACCGGGCGGTTTCATTTTTGGGTGAACGGGTTATCGTCAGTATCGCCATCGGTGACTGCGCCGGCAATCTGCTCGAAAAAGAGCTGGTCGGCTATGCCGCAGCCAGTGGCGACCTCTGGAAACATGATCTGCGGGCCGCCATTGCAGCACGGGAAGTGGTCACCCAGGGCAAAGCAGAAATCCGCTCGGAATTGGCCTTTACCGCCGGTCTGTTGCATGATATCGGTAAAGCCCTGATCTCCGATTACCTGCAGGGGACTGCTCCGGAAGCCATTGAGCTGCTGACTGCAGAGGACAGTTTCGACTATCTTGAAGCGGAAAAAAAACTGATCGGTTTTGATCACACCATCGCCGGTTACGAATTGGCGAAATACTGGCAACTGCCGGAAGAACTGATCGAAGTCATTCGCTTCCACCATGAACCCGGCCGCGCCAGCGAAGAGTTCAAGCCACTGGTCTACGCAGTTCATCTGGGGGACAGCATCGCTATGATGGGGGGGTTTGGGACCGGCTCCGACAGTATGCGCTACAAGCTTGATCCAGCCTATGCTCAGTATATCCAGATCACTCCCAATATTCTGGCGAGCATTATGTTGGCTGTCGACACCGAATTTACGAAACTCGAAGAGTCACTAAACGACCTGGGAGAATAA
- a CDS encoding chemotaxis protein CheD gives MGQVILGVGDYGASNTPGDDVKTFALGSCVSVIFLDPKTRTVGMAHVALPDSSINKAKASEKPGYFADTAIPALLELMSKFGCDKRGRGLVVKLCGGANVMDTNDTFQIGKRNALAIKKALWAYGMGAVSEDLGGNFSRTVTISVSAGQVVLSSPGKPNWQL, from the coding sequence ATGGGGCAGGTCATTTTAGGTGTCGGTGATTACGGCGCATCGAACACACCAGGAGACGATGTCAAAACATTTGCACTCGGTTCCTGTGTTTCTGTTATTTTTCTTGATCCGAAAACACGGACCGTCGGAATGGCCCATGTCGCCCTCCCCGATTCATCCATCAATAAAGCCAAGGCTTCAGAAAAACCCGGTTATTTTGCGGATACCGCCATCCCGGCATTACTCGAGTTGATGAGCAAATTCGGTTGCGATAAACGCGGCCGGGGATTGGTGGTAAAATTGTGCGGCGGGGCCAATGTGATGGATACCAACGACACCTTTCAAATTGGCAAACGAAACGCACTGGCGATCAAAAAAGCCTTATGGGCCTATGGTATGGGAGCTGTTTCCGAGGATCTCGGAGGAAACTTCAGCCGCACAGTCACCATCTCTGTTTCTGCCGGGCAGGTTGTCCTGAGTTCACCCGGAAAACCGAACTGGCAGTTATAG
- a CDS encoding protein-glutamate methylesterase/protein-glutamine glutaminase, with protein sequence MARMVRVLVVDDSALVRNILSQGLALDPGIEVVGTASDPYIARDKIIELQPDVLTLDVEMPRMDGVAFLRKLMPQYPIPVVMVSSLTQRGKQITMEALDAGAVDFVAKPTSNVSAGLNAMLMELRSKVKIASTANVSHWKGKRPVIPQKAVGITSAALAESTDKVIAIGASTGGTEAIRRVIENFPASTPGTVIVQHMPGGFTKMFSDRLNQLCPMQVKEAEHGDRVRTGLVLIAPGGRQLEVVRSGGFYEVRLGGEEKVSGHCPSVDVMMHSVAKHVGANAIGAMLTGMGQDGAMGMLAMKEAGARCIAQDEASSVVFGMPKVAYEKGGAERLVPLEKIASSLLSLLMEKK encoded by the coding sequence ATGGCTCGTATGGTTCGCGTTCTGGTGGTAGACGATTCAGCGTTGGTCCGAAACATTCTCAGCCAGGGGCTGGCCTTGGACCCGGGCATCGAAGTCGTCGGGACGGCGTCTGATCCCTACATCGCCCGCGACAAAATTATCGAACTGCAACCCGATGTCCTCACCCTGGATGTGGAAATGCCCAGGATGGACGGCGTTGCCTTCCTGCGGAAACTGATGCCCCAGTACCCCATTCCGGTGGTCATGGTCAGTTCGCTGACCCAGCGTGGCAAACAGATCACCATGGAAGCGCTTGATGCCGGGGCGGTCGATTTTGTCGCCAAGCCAACCAGCAATGTCTCGGCAGGCCTCAACGCCATGCTCATGGAACTGCGCTCCAAGGTCAAAATTGCCTCCACGGCAAACGTGTCCCACTGGAAAGGAAAAAGACCGGTCATACCGCAAAAAGCGGTCGGTATCACATCGGCGGCACTGGCTGAATCAACTGACAAGGTTATCGCCATCGGTGCTTCGACCGGAGGAACCGAGGCCATTCGCAGGGTTATTGAAAATTTCCCAGCCTCAACCCCGGGCACTGTCATCGTGCAGCACATGCCCGGCGGGTTCACCAAAATGTTTTCCGACCGCCTCAACCAGCTCTGTCCCATGCAGGTGAAAGAAGCAGAGCATGGCGACCGGGTTCGGACCGGGCTGGTGCTCATCGCCCCCGGCGGCCGTCAACTTGAAGTGGTGCGTTCGGGCGGCTTTTATGAAGTCCGCCTGGGAGGAGAAGAAAAGGTCAGCGGACATTGCCCGTCCGTCGATGTCATGATGCATTCCGTTGCTAAACATGTCGGTGCCAATGCCATCGGCGCCATGCTAACCGGGATGGGTCAGGACGGGGCCATGGGAATGCTAGCCATGAAAGAGGCAGGAGCGCGTTGTATCGCACAGGATGAAGCATCCTCGGTTGTTTTTGGGATGCCGAAAGTTGCTTATGAAAAGGGCGGGGCCGAACGGCTGGTCCCCCTGGAGAAGATTGCGTCATCCCTTCTCAGCTTGCTAATGGAGAAAAAATAA
- a CDS encoding CheR family methyltransferase, translated as MMETVPNQQQGGMMAISDAEFSRLRDLIHKRFGINLTEQKRSLLVGRLQKLMRNLNLGNFSDYYDYLSHDKTEGALGELVDLISTNHTYFNREKDHFDFFSQTALPTVIEKLKREKRKDLRIWCAGCSTGEEPYTLLMLMMEYLGSDYSAWDAGILATDISDRALTSARRGVYSTDRVMQLPEALRKKYFTPAGPNEMAVIDKVKREATFRRFNLMNTSFPFKKPFQMIFCRNVMIYFDQPTREALVNRYHQFTEPGGYLFIGHSETLGRSQTLYRYLKPALYQKGEF; from the coding sequence ATGATGGAGACAGTACCCAACCAGCAGCAGGGTGGCATGATGGCCATTTCCGATGCTGAATTTTCCCGCTTGCGCGATCTCATCCACAAGCGCTTCGGGATCAACCTGACCGAGCAAAAACGCTCCTTGCTGGTCGGACGCCTGCAAAAGCTGATGCGCAACCTGAATCTGGGCAACTTTTCGGATTACTATGATTATCTGAGTCATGACAAAACCGAGGGGGCTTTGGGTGAGCTGGTCGATCTTATTTCGACCAACCACACCTATTTCAATCGAGAAAAAGATCATTTCGACTTTTTTTCCCAGACCGCTTTACCGACGGTGATTGAAAAGCTGAAACGGGAGAAACGCAAGGATCTGCGCATCTGGTGTGCCGGCTGTTCAACCGGAGAAGAGCCTTATACCCTGCTGATGCTGATGATGGAATATCTCGGCAGCGATTACAGCGCATGGGATGCCGGAATCCTCGCCACCGACATTTCCGACCGGGCTCTGACCAGCGCCAGACGCGGGGTCTATTCCACCGACCGGGTTATGCAACTGCCGGAAGCCTTGCGCAAAAAATATTTTACCCCTGCCGGGCCGAATGAAATGGCTGTTATCGACAAGGTCAAACGGGAAGCAACCTTCAGGCGTTTTAACCTGATGAATACCTCGTTTCCATTTAAAAAACCTTTCCAGATGATCTTCTGTCGCAACGTCATGATCTACTTTGATCAACCGACCCGGGAAGCCCTGGTCAACCGCTATCATCAGTTTACCGAACCGGGCGGTTACCTTTTTATCGGCCATTCCGAAACCCTTGGGCGAAGCCAGACTCTCTACCGTTATCTGAAACCTGCTCTCTACCAGAAAGGAGAATTCTGA
- a CDS encoding chemotaxis protein CheW: protein MAEDLTMTNLDNEDTQKDKYLTFHLAGEDYGIEIRYVIEIIGIQNITEVPDMPSFIRGVINLRGKVIPVMDVRARFNLKDRDYDDRTCIIVVNVEGTEVGLVVDEVSEVADIPESHVEPPPKTSKDSESSYIQGMGKINNDVKILLDVHKLLYSGEMQELSASLDEQ, encoded by the coding sequence ATGGCTGAAGACTTGACCATGACCAATCTGGACAACGAAGACACCCAGAAAGATAAATACCTGACCTTTCACCTGGCCGGTGAGGATTATGGTATTGAAATCCGTTACGTCATCGAGATTATCGGCATTCAGAACATCACCGAAGTTCCGGACATGCCCTCCTTTATCCGTGGGGTCATCAACCTGCGCGGCAAAGTGATTCCGGTGATGGATGTTCGCGCTCGCTTTAACCTCAAAGATCGCGACTATGACGACCGAACCTGTATCATCGTTGTCAATGTTGAAGGGACAGAGGTCGGCTTGGTGGTTGATGAAGTCAGTGAAGTCGCCGACATCCCGGAAAGCCATGTGGAACCGCCACCAAAAACCAGTAAAGACTCGGAAAGCAGCTATATCCAGGGGATGGGTAAAATCAACAACGACGTCAAAATCCTCCTCGATGTCCACAAACTTTTATACAGTGGTGAAATGCAGGAACTGTCAGCGTCCCTTGATGAGCAATAA
- a CDS encoding chemotaxis protein CheA, producing MSMQIDDDQIEIIQEFVTESRDMIEQLEPAIIELGQNSDPETINAIFRLFHSMKGSAGFLEFDHLTRVAHAAENLLDLIRNKEIDLVPDHVNLLCASCDFAKEALDMIESDYNDDSMVSAADDVSEKLHQAIERGKNPEYQAAEEDEPEAAPPASQALPVDNAEAAGDGFPQMEITEEMRLSFVQEGNELLQNAEQGLLLWSETPEDKDSLGEVFRHIHSFKGNCGFFGFSDLEKLSHQMENILDRAKSGSKLAVDNPADQLLASLDILQQGINNVAEGKTDSINNLHDHIDDLNRLVAPLLGDFLVEEGVLEEAISTAVQTQKKPVGEILIQQGSASKEQIDSALKKQQDNLNKAKAEAKPAARTKTPAKRQDIRVELGKLDNLINLIGELVIAENMLIHNPDLKGLELENFNKAGQHMSKLVRELQEMAMTIRMIPVSGLFRRMIRLVHDISVKAGKKVDLQLIGEETEIDKTVIETITDPLVHLLRNSLDHGLETPAERVAAGKNEKGTVRLSARHEEGEVWVTIEDDGRGLNRAKILEKAISKGLIEGDGSDLTEKQINNLIFAPGFSTAAKITDISGRGVGMDVVKRNLEKIKGKIDVSTTPGKGTRINLRIPLTLAIIDGMIVRVGTTTCIVPTLSILEAYRPEMDQITITPDGAELARVRENFFPIVRLHEILDKEPDSRKLSDGILIVLEYLENRFCLFIDEILGQQQTVIKGLSDFIGTVPGVSGCTILGDGGVSLILDVGTLVESADSKKLDSEDVE from the coding sequence ATGAGTATGCAAATTGATGATGATCAGATTGAAATCATTCAGGAATTCGTAACTGAAAGCCGCGACATGATCGAACAGTTGGAACCGGCCATCATCGAGCTGGGCCAGAACAGCGATCCTGAAACGATTAATGCAATTTTCCGCCTGTTCCACTCCATGAAAGGGAGTGCGGGCTTTCTGGAATTTGATCATTTAACACGGGTTGCCCACGCAGCCGAGAACCTGCTTGACCTGATCCGCAACAAAGAAATCGATCTGGTCCCGGATCATGTCAATCTCCTCTGTGCTTCGTGCGATTTTGCCAAGGAAGCCCTGGATATGATCGAAAGCGATTACAACGATGATTCCATGGTCTCCGCTGCCGATGACGTTTCCGAAAAACTGCATCAGGCTATCGAACGAGGCAAAAATCCGGAATACCAGGCTGCGGAGGAAGACGAGCCCGAAGCAGCACCACCGGCCAGTCAAGCCTTGCCAGTGGACAATGCGGAGGCCGCCGGAGATGGGTTCCCGCAGATGGAAATCACCGAGGAGATGCGGCTGAGCTTTGTTCAGGAAGGGAACGAACTGCTGCAAAACGCAGAACAAGGGCTGCTGCTCTGGAGCGAAACTCCTGAAGATAAAGATTCCCTGGGTGAAGTCTTCCGGCATATTCACAGTTTCAAGGGAAATTGCGGCTTCTTCGGTTTTTCCGATCTGGAAAAGCTCAGCCATCAGATGGAAAATATCCTCGATCGAGCCAAATCCGGATCCAAACTGGCGGTCGATAACCCGGCGGATCAGTTACTGGCCAGCCTCGACATTCTGCAGCAGGGCATCAATAATGTTGCGGAGGGAAAAACCGATTCCATCAACAACCTGCATGACCACATCGACGACCTCAATCGCCTGGTCGCTCCCTTGTTGGGAGATTTCCTGGTTGAGGAAGGCGTCCTTGAAGAGGCTATTTCCACAGCCGTGCAGACTCAGAAAAAACCGGTCGGTGAAATCCTCATCCAGCAGGGCTCGGCGTCCAAGGAACAGATCGATTCCGCGCTCAAGAAACAGCAGGATAATCTGAACAAGGCCAAAGCCGAAGCCAAACCGGCGGCCCGGACCAAAACCCCGGCGAAACGTCAGGATATCAGGGTCGAACTGGGCAAACTCGATAACCTTATCAACCTGATCGGCGAGTTGGTCATTGCCGAGAACATGCTGATCCACAATCCGGACCTGAAAGGCCTCGAACTGGAAAACTTCAACAAAGCCGGACAACACATGTCCAAGCTGGTCCGGGAACTCCAGGAAATGGCCATGACCATCCGCATGATTCCGGTCTCCGGCCTGTTCCGACGCATGATCCGACTGGTTCACGACATCTCCGTCAAAGCCGGAAAGAAAGTCGATCTGCAATTGATCGGCGAAGAGACCGAGATCGATAAGACGGTCATCGAAACCATTACCGACCCCTTGGTGCACCTGTTGCGCAACTCTCTGGATCACGGGCTGGAAACCCCGGCCGAACGGGTTGCTGCCGGCAAAAACGAAAAAGGGACGGTGCGCCTGTCGGCCCGCCATGAAGAAGGCGAGGTCTGGGTCACCATTGAAGACGATGGTCGCGGACTCAACAGAGCAAAGATCCTTGAAAAAGCCATCAGCAAAGGATTGATCGAAGGGGACGGATCGGATCTGACCGAAAAACAGATCAACAATCTGATCTTCGCGCCCGGCTTCTCCACGGCCGCGAAAATTACCGATATTTCCGGCCGCGGCGTCGGCATGGATGTCGTTAAACGTAATCTTGAAAAAATCAAAGGGAAAATCGATGTCAGCACCACCCCCGGCAAAGGCACCCGCATTAATCTGCGCATCCCGCTGACCTTGGCCATCATCGACGGCATGATTGTCCGCGTCGGGACAACGACCTGCATCGTGCCGACCCTGTCGATCCTGGAAGCCTATCGCCCGGAAATGGATCAGATCACCATCACGCCGGACGGGGCGGAGCTGGCCCGGGTCAGGGAGAACTTCTTCCCGATTGTCCGCCTGCATGAGATTCTCGACAAAGAGCCGGATTCCCGGAAACTTTCCGACGGCATTCTGATTGTCCTGGAATACCTTGAGAACCGGTTCTGCCTGTTCATCGACGAGATCCTCGGCCAACAGCAAACTGTCATCAAAGGACTGTCGGATTTCATCGGCACGGTCCCCGGTGTTTCCGGCTGTACCATCCTTGGCGACGGCGGGGTCAGCCTGATCCTCGATGTCGGTACCCTGGTCGAATCGGCCGACAGCAAAAAGCTGGATTCCGAGGACGTTGAGTAA